Proteins found in one Podarcis muralis chromosome 5, rPodMur119.hap1.1, whole genome shotgun sequence genomic segment:
- the ALG14 gene encoding UDP-N-acetylglucosamine transferase subunit ALG14 isoform X3, with translation MESSWATLGIAAFLFLLPVLFAARFFRTRRARVPRNAAVSLLVVAGSGGHTTEILRLLSSLSQTYSPRHYVLADSDKMSEEKICSFEQQRAETASNSLVLCNGPGTCVPICASALLLRMLGIKSVTIVYVESICRVENLSLSGKILYHFSDYFIVQWPALKEKYPKSLYLGRIV, from the exons ATGGAGTCCTCCTGGGCGACTCTGGGCATCGcagctttccttttcctcttgccGGTTCTCTTCGCCGCGCGGTTCTTCCGAACGAGGCGAGCGCGCGTCCCGCGTAACGCCGCCGTCAGCCTCCTGGTGGTGGCCGGTTCTG GAGGACACACTACAGAAATCTTGAGGTTACTTAGTAGCCTGTCCCAGACATACTCTCCTAGACATTATGTTTTGGCTGATTCAGACAAAATGAGTGAAGAAAAAATCTGTTCTTTTGAACAACAAAGAGCTGAAACCGCCTCCAATTCCTTG gtTTTGTGCAATGGCCCAGGAACTTGCGTTCCCATATGCGCATCTGCCCTCCTGCTCAGGATGCTGGGGATAAAAAGCGTAACCATTGTATACGTCGAGAGCATCTGCCGCGTGGAAAACCTGTCTCTGTCCGGGAAGATCCTTTACCACTTTTCAGATTATTTCATCgtccagtggcctgcgctcaaaGAAAAGTATCCCAAGTCTCTCTATCTTGGGCGAATCGTGTGA
- the ALG14 gene encoding UDP-N-acetylglucosamine transferase subunit ALG14 isoform X1 has translation MESSWATLGIAAFLFLLPVLFAARFFRTRRARVPRNAAVSLLVVAGSGGHTTEILRLLSSLSQTYSPRHYVLADSDKMSEEKICSFEQQRAETASNSLFTLHRIPRSREVRQLWSSSVLTTLRSMFYCLPLTFRLKPDLVLCNGPGTCVPICASALLLRMLGIKSVTIVYVESICRVENLSLSGKILYHFSDYFIVQWPALKEKYPKSLYLGRIV, from the exons ATGGAGTCCTCCTGGGCGACTCTGGGCATCGcagctttccttttcctcttgccGGTTCTCTTCGCCGCGCGGTTCTTCCGAACGAGGCGAGCGCGCGTCCCGCGTAACGCCGCCGTCAGCCTCCTGGTGGTGGCCGGTTCTG GAGGACACACTACAGAAATCTTGAGGTTACTTAGTAGCCTGTCCCAGACATACTCTCCTAGACATTATGTTTTGGCTGATTCAGACAAAATGAGTGAAGAAAAAATCTGTTCTTTTGAACAACAAAGAGCTGAAACCGCCTCCAATTCCTTG TTCACCCTCCACCGCATTCCCAGAAGCCGGGAGGTCCGTCAGTTGTGGAGCTCCTCTGTGCTGACGACTCTGCGTTCCATGTTTTACTGTCTCCCTTTGACCTTCAGACTCAAGCCGGATTTG gtTTTGTGCAATGGCCCAGGAACTTGCGTTCCCATATGCGCATCTGCCCTCCTGCTCAGGATGCTGGGGATAAAAAGCGTAACCATTGTATACGTCGAGAGCATCTGCCGCGTGGAAAACCTGTCTCTGTCCGGGAAGATCCTTTACCACTTTTCAGATTATTTCATCgtccagtggcctgcgctcaaaGAAAAGTATCCCAAGTCTCTCTATCTTGGGCGAATCGTGTGA
- the ALG14 gene encoding UDP-N-acetylglucosamine transferase subunit ALG14 isoform X2, whose amino-acid sequence MQDGSSLFSPVLGARTREGGHTTEILRLLSSLSQTYSPRHYVLADSDKMSEEKICSFEQQRAETASNSLFTLHRIPRSREVRQLWSSSVLTTLRSMFYCLPLTFRLKPDLVLCNGPGTCVPICASALLLRMLGIKSVTIVYVESICRVENLSLSGKILYHFSDYFIVQWPALKEKYPKSLYLGRIV is encoded by the exons GAGGACACACTACAGAAATCTTGAGGTTACTTAGTAGCCTGTCCCAGACATACTCTCCTAGACATTATGTTTTGGCTGATTCAGACAAAATGAGTGAAGAAAAAATCTGTTCTTTTGAACAACAAAGAGCTGAAACCGCCTCCAATTCCTTG TTCACCCTCCACCGCATTCCCAGAAGCCGGGAGGTCCGTCAGTTGTGGAGCTCCTCTGTGCTGACGACTCTGCGTTCCATGTTTTACTGTCTCCCTTTGACCTTCAGACTCAAGCCGGATTTG gtTTTGTGCAATGGCCCAGGAACTTGCGTTCCCATATGCGCATCTGCCCTCCTGCTCAGGATGCTGGGGATAAAAAGCGTAACCATTGTATACGTCGAGAGCATCTGCCGCGTGGAAAACCTGTCTCTGTCCGGGAAGATCCTTTACCACTTTTCAGATTATTTCATCgtccagtggcctgcgctcaaaGAAAAGTATCCCAAGTCTCTCTATCTTGGGCGAATCGTGTGA